Within Anopheles ziemanni chromosome 2, idAnoZiCoDA_A2_x.2, whole genome shotgun sequence, the genomic segment TTGGGCAGTCTTCGACCTGTTGTACGTGATGGTGATCATTGGAACGTGCAGTCTTATAAAGGATGAGGTAAGATCTTATGTTAATTTCTCAACAATTGCACCCAAAATCCTAAGAGGCTTCGACACCCTATGCCCCGGCCTAGGTTCTACGACATGTCCATCCCAGAAGGACATTTCCAGCAGTTAGTTATAGTTTACTTAATATTCTGGATGGAGGAAATCGTTTCGGGCCATTGTAGATCGTCGGAACGTGTCGCTGGATAAATGAAGTGGTAGGACAATATTTGCGTTCAACCAATATTATTGCGAGTAACGATGATCCACATCATGAATGCATACTAATATACCAGCTGGATTGGATGGTCTTCAATGCCATCGTCTGAACTTGCATTATTGAATAGCTTTGCCTGACGTTTGAATGTACAGGACGATGTATTTTCATACTGAATTATTCAAAGTACATTAGAATTTAaaatgggttggaaaatgtgtCGGTTGAACGATAAAAGTCGAAAAGACCACTCCACTGTTTGCCCAGAGTAAAGCCAAGACATGGTTATGTCACTGGTCCTATTTAAAGTGCTCTACATTAAAGGAGTCCTATTTGGTGTTATTCCGTTTCGATTCCAACTGTATCCTGCGAAGCTGGAATGCAGAACGTTTTTACTGTACTATTGCTATATTGTTACCATCGTTGGCCAGCATGCACGTTTGTTCATGAATTTCTTTTGGGCGTGGAATTATGACCTGGAATGCTTCGTCCTGCGGGCGGCGTCTATTTTCAGCTATTTCTTAGAATCAGTGGTACTCGCTCTTCCGGTGCTCTACGTTCTCTCCCATCGGAAGGACGTGATCGTATTTTTCAACAACCTCAAGCAGCTTTACTCCAGTGCGCTGCTTACTGGACGCGTTCAACTGGAAAGGTGGCTTTGGAAGTGCATTCATTACAATCTATTTTACGACATCATGTACATTGCCACCATGGTGGTCTACGGTATACTCTCGACCGACTTCCCACCCGAGGCTATGGTGGCGTATGTTCCATTTATGTGCTTTACCACACTTTCCAAAGTGATCGTGCTGTTGATCGTGTATGGTACCGGGCAGTATCTGCTGCTCGTTTGGAAAACAATGAACGATGTCCTACTATCAGGCGGTCAAACATCCACGGACCGTGTTTGGAATGAGTTTATGATGCTTTACGGGCAACTGTGGAAGTGCTGCGAATGTTTCAACGCGCTCTTTGGCATTCCGATCTTGTGCTACCTCTTCCTGGTGTTCCTGCACTCGACTGTAACACTGTACACACTGTCGTCGATGTTTCTGCTGGGAAAAGCAGACCTTACACCGCCAGAGATAGTTTTGTCATACGGGGAGATGTTTTGGGCAGTCTTCGACCTGCTGTACGTGATGGTGATCATTGGAACGTGCAGTCTTATAAAGGATGAGGtaagaattaattttaaattttacagcTATAGTTGCACTTCAATTACTAAAAGGTTTCGTTACCTCGGGGCTGAACCTGAAGAGGTCACTACTTATTACGTAACCATGCGCATTGACCCTTCAGTTGGTTATTCAACAAAGTAATAGGTCTTGAATTATTGAACAACTTTGACACCTAGACAATTATATTGTGCGGGCTATCACGAATCCTGGTGGATGACATGCACCATTTTCGATACATTACCATTCATTATTTCAAAGTCAAAGTTGGGAGATGGACAGCGCGCTTTTCCAGTTTAGATTCCTCTACATAAAGGCAGTCCTGTGGGgtgttgtttcgtttcggtttcaGCTCCACCCTGCTGTCACGTTGGAACCGAGAAAGGTTCTGCTGTGTTACTGCTACGTCGTCACCATTTTCGGGCAGTCGGCGCGGGTATTCCTGAATTTATGTTGGCTCCAGAATTACGCCTCCGACTTCTTCGTCCTTAGGACGACAAGTTTTATCCATTACTTCGTGGAATCGATGGTACTCGCATTTCCGGTACTCTATGTTCATTCGTGCCAGGGGGAGATCATAGCATTTTTCAAAAGCTTTAAACAACTTTATTACAGCCCAGCGCTCGCTGGGTACGTTCGGCCGGAAAAGTGGCTTCGCAAGTGCTTAATGTTCAATTTACACTACGAGATCACATGCTCCTGCTCGATGATAGCGGTAGGCTTGTTTTCGAACGGTCTACCTCCAGAGCTCATGGTGGTGTACGTTCCATGTATAGTTCTGACCACGATATCGAAGGGTATCGTGCTGATGATCATGTACGGCGCGGGCCAGTATCTGTGGAACGTGTCGAAAACATTAAATGCGGCTTTGATGGCTCACGGACAGCCATCGTTCGTTGGCTTGCACGGGTTGATGGTGCTGCACGGGCAGCTGTGGAAATGCTGTGAATGTTTCAACGCGCTATTTGGCGTCCCGATCGTGTGCTATCTTCTGCTGGTGTGCATACATACCACCGTCGTGGTCTACACACTCTTGTCCGAGTTTATGCTGGAAAAAGAGAAGTTTACACCGTCAATGGTCGGTTTGATGGCGGAAGAGATTGTTTGGGCGTTATGTGAGCTGTTTTGCATTAAGCTGATCATCGGTACGTGCGTTCTGGTAAAGGATGAGGTAAGATAATGTTAACATTCGTTAAAAAATCGAATCTCAACACAATTATTTTCAGAGCATCGTTCAGGAACGTATACTAATCGTAGAGATGACCGTGCACAATCGTTGGTAGATTGGTAATGGttctataatttattttgttttctatggACTAGGACAGGGACATCAAAGCGTGCCCATTGACTCATCGTTTGTTTGCTCAATGAGGTATTGTCACTCTTGCATTATTAAAGACTTTCGGCAACTACTACGGCTTGATAAGATATTAAATCTATTACTGTCCCAATCGAGTCCTGAACCATTCTCGACTGGCACTTTCATTAGGTTGAACCGGTGCTCTCGGTCATTGTTTCGACAGTCTCTGCTACGAGATGGTCATGTCACTACTTCTATTTCGTATGTTATACACAAAGGCAGTCCTGTTAGGTGTATTTCCGTTTCGGTACCATCTATATCCGGCCCGGTTAGAGGACAAACCAGTTCTGCTGTACTATTGCTACCTCGTCAGCACCTGCGGTCAGGTTGCGCGCACGCTGCTGAATTTCCTCTGGGCGTGGAATTTCGGTGCCGAATATTTTGTCCTTCGCGCGACGGCTTTTATTACCTACTTCCTAGAGTCGTTGGTCATCGCCTTCCCGGTGTTTTACGTTCTGTCCTGCCAGCAACGTGTGATCGCATTTTTCAACCACCTCAAGCAACTGTTCTTTAACCCGCTGCTCGTCGGTTACGTTCGAATAGATGGGCTGATTCTTAAGTGCTTTAAGTTTAACTTACTGTACGATATCGTGTATATTATCACTACGTCGACTTATGGCGTACTTTCGGGAGACTTTTCACCCGCGCTGATGGTGCTGTACctttcgtgtttgtttttgaccACCTTTTCGAAAGCGACCGTGCTGTTGATCGTGTACGCTGCGGTACAGTATCTGTTGACCATTACGGAAACATTTAACAAGGTGTTACTATCAAGTGGATGTACAATCTCCTCGGCAAGACACCCTCGCATGGGCGAGCTGATGGAGTTCTACGGTCAGCTATGGAAGTGCTGTGAGTGTTTCAATGCACTGTTTGGCATCCCGATCGTGTGTTATCTCTTGATGTTATGCCTGCACACGACTGGGGTGTTCTACACGTTTTCTTCGACGTTTCTGCTCGGGAAAGAACCGCTTACAACGACAGACACCGTCGTTTCGGTGGAGGAGATTGTGTGGTCCATATTCGATCTTCTCTACATTATGCACATCGTTGGCAAATGCAGTCTGGTAACAAGTGAGGTAAgattcaatttcaaatcaaaattgTATAACTCCATTGTGTAACTAATGGAATTAACTTCCATTGATTCGACTGTTGTTGTGAAGAGATGGCTATCCAATCATATTAAACATACAATATTCTTCCCCAACTCTGGTGGGCAATTTTTGTGTACATGGAATATCTTTGATTGCATTTACTTATCAAATTACGGACCTGCTTTGcgatacatttttaattagtgGGCGCATCGGTCGACCGCGTTCATGATGGAAGGTTCGAGTAATTCAATACAGTGTAATTGTGTTTTCCTAATGTCCGCTAGCACAATGCAGCGCATCAACAATCATGGATGTAAGTTGTTCGGAACGACGCAATGGTGTGGTTTTACTTTAACATGAACCTATCGTTAAATTTCCCGCAGTACAGTGTAGGTCGTGAGGCTCGAAAGGTTTGGCCACTATTGCTTACTGTTAACGATGATAGTAGGAgagaaatcgatcgatcggttgcTGCTGTACAGCGCTGTGATCGCCACCTTGAGTGGCATTGTATCCATAACGTACGACAAAAAGGCGAAGGAACTGCGCGTGTCGAAGATATTGGTCGTGTACAGCATTGTGCTGTCCATCGTTTGCAGCGCGCTGTACCAGAGCACTCAGTTTGTGCTGAGCACTGCCCGGTACAAGGGTGGAATTAAGACGACTTCGGTCAACCTGGTGATCAGCGCCATTCAGGGGCAGCTGGTGCTGCAAACGTTCCTGTCATCTGCGATACAGCGCTACCGGAAGCGATACCAAGTTGCCACGCTGTTGAAGGAGCTCTACCAGCTCAAAGTGGAACTGTTTAGCTCCACCGAGCTGGGCATGCGATGGACTAAGGTCCGGATCCTTTGGAAGATCATGCTGAGCCAGCTGATAGTTACGAGCAGCTTCGCGCTGGCTGTCGTCGAGCTGGTTGTGTCGGATCAGGCCAATCTCGATGAGGAACTGCTCTTGCTGTGCGTCTACTACTACCCGATGGTAGCGATCGCTAGCTCCGTGGCACTGCATTACGCTGTCATGATGTTTCTGCAAAATCTGCACTACGCCCTTAACGAGCGGATGAAGCAGTTGCTTTTGGAGCATTCCGCCGGTCCGGACGAATCGGTCCGGGGTTACGTACGAACGCAGCATTCGGTGTACATGCGCAGCAAGCTGAATCACCTTTCCGATGCAAGGGGTCGCATTGCACGTTGCTGCAACAAATCGCATGCGTTTTATGATCAGATGCTAGTGAACTGTTGTTTCCTCTGCATGACATTCATTGTCTCCCAGGTAGTAGCAGGGTAGGGTTCGTTGGAGGCTGGGAAAATAAGTTTGACTCACACACCGTTTAACGTTTGCAGATGTACCATTTCTTTGAAATCTTGTACCTTAACTATCGGGGCCAGACATCAGTGTCGATACCTGGTTTGGCGCACGAATCTCTCACCTGTTTGCTCTGCTTCTACGAACTGTACTGCATTATGAACTCGTGTGAGATGGTGCAGGAGCAGGTTAGTGAAGCCATTTCGCAACCTTTCCTCAACTATATGCGGATCTATGTGGCTTTCGAAAAACATAATCAATTATTCATGTCATTTAAACTTACTGCACAAATAGTATACTATTTATACaaatttttccctttcttccgTAGTCACGTAAAACACAAAAGCTACTGCTCCGTCTAAACGTTACCAAGATAGATCACAAGCTAAAGGAAAGTGTACGTACCCATGTTTGAGGTCTGCTGCCTTTTCTAACGACATTTTTACTCATACGCACTTCTTACCCTCTTCCAGATCGAGATATTTGCCCTTCAAACACTCCATCAGCCGATCGAGTTTACTGCCTCGCGAATGTTCACATTAGACTATACGGTTCTGTTTTCGGTAAGTCGCATGCGCCTAGAATGGTAAGGAAAATGTGTTAAGGTTAGTTTTTCATCAAGAatctttcatttcctttcgtttcgcaGATTATTGCATCCGTGACGAGCTATCTCATTATCCTGATTCAGTTCGAATTGGCGGTCGAGAAGTGAACAGCATGGTGGACGTGGGGAACTTTCTAAAACTCACTATAATATATTACATTTGACATTGTAGTTTAATTTAAGGAACATGGGAGTTAAGACCGTACGTGCAcgtataaatgaaaataatataaaaagaaaatggtgtATAGTTCGGATGTGAAATGCAGTTTTACTCGTCGTTTGGAGAAAACTATCAGGATGCAATAAAAGTAAGACGAAGATCTGTAATAGAATATAGATATATATAatgtgtatatatatttttttaaacatagctCTTAAAATTATAACAGTTCTCACGTGCTCATTTGTTCTGGCTAGTTCTTGTCTCGTCATTGATTACCGATTGATCGTCATTGATGCCTTGGACCTGTACGTTGAAAAGACGTGTAAATAACTTAACGCATTGATTTGCCAGTGGTCCATTATGTCCATTTGATCATGAGAAGTATGAGACAGCAGGGAAATCATATGAAACAGCAACCAATCCGGCTTCGCtgcttttaaagaaaagcgCTGACGCTTGAGTTGTGTATTAGTCGAGACAATTTGAAAACATGATTCCAGAACCGGGCTTATCTAGCATACGTAGCTTTGCATAACTATTACAAGACACCAGCGATCGGTCTTTGAATCTTTTCGTTTAATCGTATCTATCCGTCTTGTCTATCATTAGAGCAGCATTCGCGGGGGAAAACATTCCCCTCTCTACAGGCCTCCCTTATTTATAATACATCCGCGTACGACTAAGAACACACTGCTCCTCGACTTGCTTTGCCTACAAATGCCTACAAGAGTTTAGCGCGCGTTCGCGTTTTAGATCAACCACGATCCGCCTTTTGCCAGAgttacattattatttttcttcgtttgtatGTTTGTCCATAATTACATAAACAGGAACACTGTTAATAAACaattcaaaaatatataacacGATATTGGAATGCTAGGAATAACATGATTGGCGTTCTGGTTTAATTCCGTGAAAAGCGTAatgatttgctttaaaaaaatgcttcacaGTATAATGTCACTGAACATTACCGGGTAGTATTTGCATGTACGAACAGGCAactaaatttatttgattgtttcaagGTGTTTGGGTGCATCGTGATGCGTAGACCCTATGTAGATAATAGATTTGTGAGTTTTATCGCTTCACTTTGGCTGGCTAAGGATGAAATAGAAGCGAATAAACTGAGCGATGATCGATTCCTCTAAACTCTATCTGTTTCAAGGTAGAGAATACCACTGGAATCAGCACAGCACCTGTTTGATGCAGAAATTGTTAGAGAGTAACGCGATCGATACGTTTGGCGGCGAGACGTAGGCGTTTTACGAGTACCATTTAAGCACAGCATTAAAGTAAGGAAATCTTCAAGAATCTTATGCAAAACCATTAGCCTTAACTTgtccccgaaaaaaaaactaaacaactcAGGGATTGGAAACGGAAAAGTTTTGGAAAGCGTTAACGATCATTTGTTTTTGGTacatttccttccattttaaCATTCGTTTTTACGAAATTTTACGCtaatatcaaaaatgatagaatACAGTGCTGCTCTGTAAACCAAAAACTGGGAAAATAATCGTGTGTATAATGTTTTACCGTTTCGATTTTCCTAAATTATCGCAAATTTAGAAATATCTTTTGTTCAGCAATTCAGTTTGGTCTACGGAAAACCATCAACCACATTCATATCCTGGCAAATGTTGTCTGTTTTTGCTTCAGCCATGATTAAACACTTCGTTACTATAGTTTGTAACGTGTTCTGTTAATGCTTAGAAAAGCCCAATTCAAACAATGCCCTTGAAGTGAAGAATAGTTTCGAGaacatattttgtttacaCTGTAGTTCACACGAAAAGCCAAATAAGCCAAACCTTTACTAAACATCAGTAACGTCTggtgaagcaaaaacataacAAGAACGCCTCATTGAAAGAATTTTCGAGCGATCGTAAAGTAGTTGTACACGTCTCGCTTTGGTTCCATTACGTTCCGACTTTGCTATGACCATTATTCGAGAATTTGTTCCACTGCTTCACTAGATTCTTCGCACCTTGTCTTCTTTTGTCTTGGTTATAGCACCACCACGTCCCGGGCAGTCTGAAACCAAAGGCAGACTACTGGGGGGTGGCTGTTCCGAGCAGGGAATAGATATTTACAGTTGGTTTAAAAGTTTGCTAACACACGCAGCAATGCAGCAAAAAGGGCTGACTTAgaaagggaggggggaaatACTTGCCACGTTTTCCAGGGAAGATATGTGTGGAACGGTAGAAGCATAATTTTTGGAAAGCCTATTTTCATATTAGCATCACAACAATCGGTCTCATCTATTGCCGAAATGTCGCAGGGAACCGGGCGTTACGAATGTCGAATTGGGATTTTCATGCTTTATAGTTCATAAATTTTGCAACGATATCTCAAAATGCGCTTATCGTTATTTACATATTACATCACTTTTGGTCGATCGATATcatagtttttgttgttcaattGTTCTCTTTTGTTTGCAATTTCACGAGCGATCAAGATTAATAGATAAACTTTTATCGTACGacaaaaaaggtaaataaaagaaaacatcctATTAGTACCTAGGGAGAGAGAGTTAGAGAGGAAAGAGGAGAATTCCCGTTCGCGGAAGGAAATCACAAAGGTCCCTCACACTTCAGGCGCAATGATCACGCgcacaaaacaataatttcatttcaattctaCTACTATCAACGCACGCGAGTGTGGACGGTCTCCGGTGGAAAGGTTCAGAACCCGCGCACACAGAACCCAACCATTTCACAAGACGTATCCCACCCTCGAATTCCGGGTGGTCAACAGGGATAAAGTAATCATACCTAAAACATTTCACCAATAGCCAAACATCATCCTCCCCCTCCGGATCGCGCTTATCGTTCTACGATATTCTAGCATTAGAGTCGACCAAGTTTATCGACAGCCGAAGCTTGTCGGTCGTCGGAACGCGCTCGTCATCGGCAAACGGGGTGGGTGGATCCGTAGCGTTCTGTTCCTCTCATGCAATGTCACGGGCCACGGGGACGATGGCCTCCCAGTATTTCATTTGCTGCCGAAGATGATGGACGAAGGAGAGCATTAGAATTGCAGCAAGTTGaagatatttgtttctttccctcTAGCTTACCTGTTGTTGATGAGCCATTTGGTCCTCCAGATACTTAATGATGGTCGACTTAAAGTCACGCGCACGCGCCAGCTCGAAACGTTCCATTTCCTTCTTGATTTCGCTGGAAATGTTGTCAAACTCCTTCTGGCACCGTTGCACCTTTCCTTCCCACTGCGAACAGACATGAATGGAGTGGTTAAAAGCTCCGAAGGGCGCACCGACAAGGCCTCACTTACCTCTTCCACCTCCTTCTGGGCAAACTCCAGCTTGTCACGACGTTCCTGCAGCTccagttttgctttgttttcgcGCTTCTTCGTGAGTTGCATCTGCGCGTGCTGCCAGTTTTGGAACACTTTCACTCGCTCGTGAAACACGTCCTTTATTGCACCGAACAGGCCGATGTAGTCCTTGATTGTCTCCGACAGAATGTACAGGTCCGAGTTTGCCTGCTCCGAGCGGAGCAGCTCCACCTTCTCCTCTACGTCGGCCAGCTGCGAGAGGGCCTGCGACAGTCCGGTGTGCTCCTCGCACGTGCTCAGCAACGCGGCCGACTTGGCAACCCCTCCGGTCAGGGTGGCCAACTCTTTGCGGTGCGTCACCAGCGCCTTGATGGCGGAGTGGAGCTTCTGCATGTTCGCATCGATCGTTTCCACCTCGTTGATCTTATCGTTGAACCACGGATCGTTCTCGTCCATCTTGTACGTTATTTTGTTGACCGTTTCGCCCACCTTGTTGAACAGACGCATCACACCGGCCCCGCTCAGGGCGGCCGTGTTGACCGACCGCGGCAGCTCCTGGTCGCTTTCGAGGAAGTTTACGAAATCCGTATCGAGGCAGAGGACGGGATGTTGGGCGACGCGATTCAGAAAGCGTTCCAACGATGCCCGCCGATTTTCGATCCACTCCAGGTTGACGCCCGTACCCGTATCGGCCTGCGGTTGGCTGCCCATTCGCACCTTCGTCGTGCCGATGATGTTCTTTTCCGGCGCGGGTGGAATGATACGACCCATCCGGAGGTATTTGCTCACGAGCAGATCGTGCAGACCGAGAAAGTCGCTAAAGCGACGCATGGTGAAAAATTGTCGCTTCTTGAACTTCAGAATGTTGGTCTTTGTAGACACCCTGTGTTGCGTGAGGGGGAAGAGCGGAAGAGAGATGCAAATTATGCCACCGAAGGGTGTGAAAGTGAGCTGTAATTAGTACGTACTTGTAAGCTAAATAGGATCCCATTCCGTCTCCCACTTTCTGCGGATCGGAAACGGAGATTTCGATGAATGCATCGCCTGCTTCGTCCGTTGGTACGTCTTCCAGTACCGGCGATAATGGTTCCTATTGGATGGGCAAAACGACAAACAAAAAGAGGATGATAAACCTTTGTCTGCTGCAAATGTTGACGGACGAGTCATAGAGCGAAGGCATAGAAACGCCCATTCGAAAGGAAGGGTTTCTACTGCTAACTTCCTTATCGCAATCTAACGGAATGGCCTCCGTCGATATGGCATTGCAAGATCTCCAGCGAAACTGGGGATGAAAAGGAGCAATGCCGCGCTGATTCATCTTCACATACTATACATGACATCGACACGGCCGGTTCCAAGATGTGCTTATCTGCTGCCAATTATAGTGCACCAGAGCCCAATAACgtaattcaatcaaatttaatttaatatcatAGTATTGGTTCGCGTGGCAAGCCGCGCTGCTGTAGAAAGCGGATGCAGTAGCGACAGAGTTGATAAGAAAGAAAGCAAGGAGAAAAGAGAGCACCcgtcgtccgtccgtccgtccgcccAGCGCAATCGAACAGCGAATACGAACCTGTATAGCGGACTCGAAGatatcgttttcattttcatcgtcCGGCGATGTGATGTCGACATTGTCGAAGGCGGGTTGCGCTCGtgatttttctgtttcactGTGATCCATCGTTCCGTTGGTATCCATCTTTTCCGCTGCACTTAGTTGCTTGCTACCTAGCTGCTACTAGATGCTTTATCTTATATTTCAGAACCGTCACAaactttgcttcacacaccaCGATGGAGCGAGGGGATTGGGAAGAAAAGTACGCGCGACAAAGAAAGTTGACGATACACCCGAGAAACGCACCGCCTCGGCTGAGGACTATCGTGCC encodes:
- the LOC131294038 gene encoding sorting nexin-2, giving the protein MDTNGTMDHSETEKSRAQPAFDNVDITSPDDENENDIFESAIQEPLSPVLEDVPTDEAGDAFIEISVSDPQKVGDGMGSYLAYKVSTKTNILKFKKRQFFTMRRFSDFLGLHDLLVSKYLRMGRIIPPAPEKNIIGTTKVRMGSQPQADTGTGVNLEWIENRRASLERFLNRVAQHPVLCLDTDFVNFLESDQELPRSVNTAALSGAGVMRLFNKVGETVNKITYKMDENDPWFNDKINEVETIDANMQKLHSAIKALVTHRKELATLTGGVAKSAALLSTCEEHTGLSQALSQLADVEEKVELLRSEQANSDLYILSETIKDYIGLFGAIKDVFHERVKVFQNWQHAQMQLTKKRENKAKLELQERRDKLEFAQKEVEEWEGKVQRCQKEFDNISSEIKKEMERFELARARDFKSTIIKYLEDQMAHQQQQMKYWEAIVPVARDIA
- the LOC131293065 gene encoding LOW QUALITY PROTEIN: uncharacterized protein LOC131293065 (The sequence of the model RefSeq protein was modified relative to this genomic sequence to represent the inferred CDS: substituted 1 base at 1 genomic stop codon) gives rise to the protein MIVGEKSIDRLLLYSAVIATLSGIVSITYDKKAKELRVSKILVVYSIVLSIVCSALYQSTQFVLSTARYKGGIKTTSVNLVISAIQGQLVLQTFLSSAIQRYRKRYQVATLLKELYQLKVELFSSTELGMRWTKVRILWKIMLSQLIVTSSFALAVVELVVSDQANLDEELLLLCVYYYPMVAIASSVALHYAVMMFLQNLHYALNERMKQLLLEHSAGPDESVRGYVRTQHSVYMRSKLNHLSDARGRIARCCNKSHAFYDQMLVNCCFLCMTFIVSQMYHFFEILYLNYRGQTSVSIPGLAHESLTCLLCFYELYCIMNSCEMVQEQVSEAISQPFLNYMRCTNSILFIQIFPFLPXSRKTQKLLLRLNVTKIDHKLKESIEIFALQTLHQPIEFTASRMFTLDYTVLFSIIASVTSYLIILIQFELAVEK